TATTGCTGTAGTTTTCGGCATCCTCAAGCTCGGTGCCGCCAAACTGGTAATCGGGGTGGAAGCTCGCGAGCTGAAACACGCCCTTGAGTTTTAATTGCGCCACGCGCTGATCGGCTCGACCCAGAAACTGGTTGAAATCGAAAAAATCCTGCAAAACCTGCGGAGTGATGAGCAAGGTGGTTTCAATACCTTCATCCGCGCTCAGCAAGGTCAGTTCGTTTTCCAGATCGACGAGCAGTTGCTCTTCATCCTGCGCCTGGCTCACGAAGAAGCGAACACGATCGCGGACGAGTTCGCGCTTGGCAAAGGGGCAGAGGTTGTAGCCGATGACGAGCTGCTCAACCCATTGACGGACAGGAGCGATATAAGGTTCGTGATTCAAACGGGGCCTGCATGATGATCGTAAAAGACCCACATGCTAACAGCCTTCCTCCAATCGGTTTTTTGAAAACCTAGGAATATGGCCAAAACACTTCGACCAATCGCACCACAGTCATTTTGAAAGAATATGCTGATAAGGTTTATAGATATTTTTTCAAGGAAGTCCGTATGAACAGAACAAAACGCGCAACCGCACTGGCCAGCATCATAGCGGGCACATTAACCCTGGGCATGATGGCGACCACGCCTGCCGATGCCTGCACCCGCATGGTCTACCACGGCCTGGATAATTTGGTGATGACCGGGCGCTCGATGGATTGGCGCGACCCCATTCCAGCGGATATGTGGATTTTCCCACGCGGCATGACGCACGATGGCGGTACGGGCCCCCGTTCCGTGCACTGGACATCCAAATACGGCAGCTTGTTGGTCACATCCTTCGGCATTGCGGCCAGCGACGGCATGAACGAAAAAGGGCTGGTTGCCAATCTGTTATGGCTGGCGGGCAGCGATTACCCCAAACCGGATAAGCTGGAACACACCCTGAGCATTGCCGCCTGGGCGCAGTATTTTCTTGATAACTTCGCGACCGTCGATGAAGCCGTTAAAGCCATGCAAAAGCAACCGCTGGGTGTTGTTTCGGACGTGATTCCCGGCACGGATCGCTTCACCACGCTGCATCTTTCGCTCTCCGATGCGAACGGTGACAGCGCTATTTTCGAATACATTGATGGCAAGCTCGTGATTCATCATGGTCGGCAATACCAAATCATGACGAACGACCCGAGTTACAACGAACAACTCGCGCGGCAGCAGTATTGGTCAGAAATTGGCGGCACCGCGTTTTTACCCGGCACGAACCGCTCCTCAGATCGCTTTGCCCGCGCCAGCTTTTACATTCACGCCATCCCCAAAACCGCCGATCCGGCTGAGGCCGCAGCCGCTGTGATGAGCGTGGTGCGCAATGTATCCGTACCGTTGGGCATCAGCACGCCCGGCCAGCCGCACATCTCCAACACGCGCTGGCGCGTAGTGGCCGATCAAAAAGACTTGCGCTATTTCTATGAATCCGCCCGTTCGCCCGACACGTTTTGGGTGGATCTGAAAGACGCCGACTTCAAAAAAGGCGCGCCGGTTTTGCGCTTGCCTCTGGCGCACGAGGAAGTTTACTCCGGCATGGCGCTCAAGTTTTTCAAGCCGGCCAAGCCGTTTCAGTTCTTAACCGTTGAAGGCATGGGGCAATAATCACGGTGATCGACGATGCCCGGCAAGCGCACAACGACGACCGACTGGTCGACCGAAAAATTAAATTCATTGGTGAATAATTGTCTATGCTCTTGATGGCTGTTTTTGGCCATCATTGACAGGAGCGCACCATGAATCGTCGTCACTTTATCAGCACCGCGACACTCGGCACCGCCGCATTGGCACTGGGCTCACAAGCCGCGCAAGCGGGTGAAGAGAATTATCAAAATGTGGTTTTCGATGCTCAAAACCCCGGCCACTGGAAAGCGGTAGAATCACTTCATGTGCCGGATACAGAAGTTAAAGACGGCAAACTGCATATCCATACCCCGCACCCGATGAGCGAGGCGCATTACATTGTCAGCCACACGGTCGTGCTAAAAGACGGCAAGTTCCTGGATCGCAAAACCTTCAACTGGAAAGACAAGCCCGCCTCGGTTCATACCCTGCCGGAAGGCTACAAGGGGCTCGTCAGAGTCACCAGCACCTGTAATCTGCATGATTTCTGGGTCAAGGAAATTAACGTTTAACCGGGTCATGGGTTAGCCGCGGACGCCGCTCCACCCACAATGCGGTCGCGCCGCATACACCAACCGGCAAGGCAAAAAAATTCAATACCGGCACCATCGTCATGCCGGTCATAGCCGTGCCGAATGCCAAACTCGTGGCTGGTATGGTTTTAAGCCAGCTTTTTTGTGCCTCGAATTCCAAAAGGTGGTTTCCTGCCGGGGCATCGACGTACTGGAGCGTCATCATCCAAGCGGAGAAGGCAAACCACAAAAACGGTGCGAGCAGGT
This region of Halothiobacillus neapolitanus c2 genomic DNA includes:
- a CDS encoding DUF1415 domain-containing protein, encoding MNHEPYIAPVRQWVEQLVIGYNLCPFAKRELVRDRVRFFVSQAQDEEQLLVDLENELTLLSADEGIETTLLITPQVLQDFFDFNQFLGRADQRVAQLKLKGVFQLASFHPDYQFGGTELEDAENYSNKSPYPVLHLLREASLDEAIENYPDAESIPERNIEQLKLMGSDRLRRLLEDCFSR
- a CDS encoding linear amide C-N hydrolase, producing MNRTKRATALASIIAGTLTLGMMATTPADACTRMVYHGLDNLVMTGRSMDWRDPIPADMWIFPRGMTHDGGTGPRSVHWTSKYGSLLVTSFGIAASDGMNEKGLVANLLWLAGSDYPKPDKLEHTLSIAAWAQYFLDNFATVDEAVKAMQKQPLGVVSDVIPGTDRFTTLHLSLSDANGDSAIFEYIDGKLVIHHGRQYQIMTNDPSYNEQLARQQYWSEIGGTAFLPGTNRSSDRFARASFYIHAIPKTADPAEAAAAVMSVVRNVSVPLGISTPGQPHISNTRWRVVADQKDLRYFYESARSPDTFWVDLKDADFKKGAPVLRLPLAHEEVYSGMALKFFKPAKPFQFLTVEGMGQ
- a CDS encoding desulfoferrodoxin family protein, producing MNRRHFISTATLGTAALALGSQAAQAGEENYQNVVFDAQNPGHWKAVESLHVPDTEVKDGKLHIHTPHPMSEAHYIVSHTVVLKDGKFLDRKTFNWKDKPASVHTLPEGYKGLVRVTSTCNLHDFWVKEINV